A region from the Bacteroidota bacterium genome encodes:
- a CDS encoding peptidase → MKRILFLIILTSLFLNFQNQTINLAFVKENPSQTIRPKAEQALDYCKTNHLNTEFCLLLDMHIHSGKNRLFIWDFEKDTIMSQGLCSHGCCGNPWGEDYTADNPEFSNAHGSHCSSLGKYKIGSCGWSNWGINVNYQLYGLEATNNNANARQIVLHGWEMLSDTEIYPSGSPEGWGCPAVSNDFMRVLDDKLKGVDTNVLLWIFQ, encoded by the coding sequence ATGAAAAGAATCCTATTCCTTATCATTCTAACATCACTTTTTCTCAACTTCCAAAATCAAACTATAAATTTGGCATTCGTGAAGGAAAATCCTAGCCAAACAATCAGACCAAAAGCTGAACAAGCACTGGACTATTGTAAAACAAATCATCTTAACACTGAATTCTGTTTACTATTAGACATGCATATTCATTCTGGCAAGAATCGCCTCTTTATTTGGGATTTTGAAAAAGATACAATCATGAGTCAGGGTTTATGCAGCCATGGTTGTTGTGGAAATCCTTGGGGAGAAGACTACACTGCCGATAATCCTGAATTTAGTAATGCACATGGGAGCCATTGTTCTTCGCTAGGAAAATACAAAATCGGTAGCTGTGGCTGGAGTAATTGGGGGATTAATGTAAACTACCAATTATATGGATTAGAAGCTACAAACAACAATGCCAATGCACGGCAGATCGTATTACATGGCTGGGAAATGCTGAGTGATACAGAAATATATCCAAGTGGTTCTCCTGAAGGATGGGGCTGCCCTGCTGTTTCAAATGATTTTATGCGTGTGCTGGATGATAAATTAAAAGGAGTAGATACGAATGTTCTATTATGGATATTTCAATAG
- a CDS encoding amidophosphoribosyltransferase, translated as MSDFIKHECGIALIRLRKPLSYYKEKYKSPLYALNKLYVLMEKQHNRGQDGAGIGVVNFDLPQGKQYIYRNRSITDTPIMDLFNSMFTEFSDFQSKSALNDIQLMKENLPFMGELLLGHLRYGTHGGNDIRFVHPVYRPNNYKTKSLMLAGNFNMTNNKELFDKLVELGQYPISFTDTITVLEKIGHFLESENEYLYKQYKEQGYNQKDITDLIAKNLSLEYILTRSARDFDGGYTIAGLIGHGDAFVLRDPSGIRPAFYYQDEEVVVVASEKPAIRTAFNLPYQDIHEVEPGHALIIKKNGELSQIKVVEKRERKSCSFERIYFSRGTDEDIYRERKKLGQFLAPKVLEDINYDIDNTVFSYIPNTAEFAFLGLIEGLNDYLDENKKKEIMALEGCDSVQLNKILSKRVRVEKIAVKDTKIRTFITEDKSRTDLVSHVYDSTYGIIKTRKDSLVILDDSVVRGTTLKESIISLLDRLEPKRIIIVSSAPQIRYPDCYGIDMSKLKDFVAFRAAIELLKDHGKEFVIRDVYRKCKEESKELSENTVNHVKEIYKHFSAEEISKKISELVTPEDMRGELSIIYQDIETLHRAIPDHKGDWYFTGNYPTPGGSKVANQSFVNYFEGRDARAY; from the coding sequence ATGAGCGATTTTATTAAACATGAATGCGGTATTGCTCTCATCAGGTTACGAAAACCATTGAGCTATTACAAAGAAAAGTACAAGTCTCCCTTGTATGCTCTTAACAAGCTTTATGTGCTCATGGAAAAGCAACATAACAGAGGACAAGATGGTGCAGGAATTGGTGTCGTAAATTTTGATCTTCCACAGGGAAAACAATACATATACAGAAATCGTTCAATTACGGATACTCCCATAATGGATTTATTCAATTCTATGTTTACTGAGTTTTCTGATTTTCAATCTAAATCGGCACTTAACGACATTCAATTGATGAAGGAGAACTTACCTTTCATGGGTGAATTGTTGTTGGGACATTTGAGGTATGGTACACATGGAGGGAACGACATTCGGTTTGTTCATCCTGTATATCGACCTAATAATTATAAAACAAAAAGCCTGATGTTGGCAGGTAATTTCAATATGACCAACAATAAGGAATTGTTTGATAAATTGGTGGAATTAGGCCAATATCCTATTAGTTTTACGGATACGATTACTGTTCTTGAAAAAATTGGACATTTTTTAGAAAGCGAAAACGAATACTTGTACAAACAGTATAAGGAACAAGGTTATAATCAAAAGGATATTACAGATTTAATAGCTAAAAACTTATCCTTGGAATATATTTTAACACGTTCTGCCCGTGATTTTGATGGAGGATATACCATTGCTGGCTTAATCGGCCATGGTGATGCTTTTGTTTTACGCGATCCTTCTGGCATACGACCTGCTTTTTATTACCAGGATGAGGAAGTAGTTGTTGTTGCCTCTGAAAAACCAGCCATTCGAACTGCCTTTAATTTACCTTATCAGGATATTCATGAGGTAGAACCCGGACATGCATTGATTATTAAAAAGAACGGTGAATTAAGTCAAATAAAGGTTGTTGAGAAAAGAGAACGAAAATCCTGTTCCTTTGAGCGCATTTATTTCAGTCGAGGAACTGATGAAGATATATACAGAGAAAGAAAAAAATTAGGTCAGTTTCTGGCTCCAAAAGTATTGGAAGATATTAATTATGATATTGATAATACAGTATTTTCATACATCCCCAATACGGCTGAATTCGCTTTTCTTGGTTTGATTGAAGGATTGAATGACTATCTGGATGAAAATAAGAAAAAAGAAATAATGGCATTAGAAGGATGCGACTCTGTTCAATTGAATAAAATATTATCCAAAAGAGTTCGTGTTGAGAAAATTGCAGTGAAGGATACTAAAATAAGAACCTTTATTACAGAGGATAAAAGCAGAACAGATTTAGTAAGTCATGTGTATGACAGCACTTATGGTATTATTAAAACAAGAAAAGATTCGTTGGTTATTTTGGATGATTCTGTTGTAAGAGGCACCACCTTGAAAGAAAGTATCATTTCATTGTTAGATAGACTTGAACCTAAAAGGATAATCATTGTTTCTTCAGCACCTCAAATCCGATACCCCGATTGTTATGGCATTGACATGTCGAAATTGAAGGATTTTGTTGCTTTCAGAGCTGCAATTGAATTATTAAAAGATCACGGTAAAGAGTTTGTAATCAGAGATGTATATCGAAAGTGCAAAGAAGAATCGAAAGAGCTTTCGGAAAATACGGTAAATCATGTCAAGGAGATTTATAAGCATTTTAGTGCAGAAGAAATAAGCAAAAAAATTAGTGAATTAGTGACACCTGAGGATATGCGTGGAGAATTAAGTATTATTTATCAGGATATTGAAACCTTGCATCGGGCGATCCCAGATCATAAAGGGGATTGGTATTTTACAGGGAATTATCCAACACCTGGTGGTAGTAAAGTGGCAAATCAATCTTTTGTCAATTATTTTGAAGGAAGAGATGCCAGAGCATATTAA